In Leishmania mexicana MHOM/GT/2001/U1103 complete genome, chromosome 17, the following proteins share a genomic window:
- a CDS encoding 3-oxo-5-alpha-steroid 4-dehydrogenase-like protein gives MLACARITIIAIVHLALTWVLLRYIADSAMPFYVYREGSSSAGAANGASVRTTATYERDQWSPFLVPSQEVYAAQFARQQRATSAAEAVALNSRVVWRSSVFHLILAIVTYALLRFGVTAPYGRHSWSLGFQLTLPSRVSWMLQESPTIFQVLYHVFLEYPRLMGHSPSRPSLWPSSFSASSPTAAGMSSSHSSADTCHSYWGCVRAACTQQQLGLLLFVIHYVHRSWLYPLSIPATAHDVPLVVTWTATLYCLFNGRLQVLASAGAAVTACATDTAAWSSACTPAYTASMSFVRCWRERHKLQSLSSSSAGAAAVHVGWPLLFCLYVVGVLGGSALFFVGQRMNMQADYYLVRLRRGDKGCIGHGGSKPGGRRVTNLHGDALGPSSSSSAASGATQHRSRVDGYRIPVGGWFDSVSCANFFGELVEWTGYVIIVVATSAASNGSCLSVATALDEELLRPLSSSSWWSLMNPMMWLRLVVRVFFSGSESRPAALAAFSFLVYVFSNLAPRAVSHHAWYAKTFGDPYTRLGRKALIPGVY, from the coding sequence ATGCTCGCTTGTGCGCGTATCACTATCATCGCCATCGTGCACCTTGCGCTGACGTGGGTACTGCTGCGCTATATTGCGGATTCTGCCATGCCCTTCTACGTGTACCGCGAGGGCAGTAGctctgccggtgccgccaaCGGTGCCTCTGTTCGCACGACAGCGACGTATGAACGGGACCAGTGGTCGCCCTTCCTCGTGCCAAGCCAGGAGGTGTACGCTGCACAGTTCGcccgacagcagcgcgcgacgtcggctgcggaggctgtCGCCCTCAACAGTCGTGTggtgtggcgcagcagcgtgttCCACCTCATTCTCGCCATCGTCACATACGCGTTGCTGAGGTTTGGTGTTACGGCCCCGTACGGCCGTCACTCCTGGTCCCTCGGCTTCCAGCTTACCCTCCCCTCGCGCGTCAGCTGGATGCTGCAGGAGAGTCCGACCATCTTCCAGGTGCTTTACCACGTCTTCCTGGAGTACCCGCGCCTCATGGGGCACAGTCCTTCACGGCCATCGCTGTGGCCATCGTCTTTCTCTGCCTCCAGCCCGACTGCTGCTGGGATGTCCAGCAGCCATTCTTCGGCGGACACATGCCATTCCTACTGGGGCTGCGTGCGGGCCGCctgcacgcagcagcagcttggACTCCTGCTCTTTGTTATCCACTACGTCCACCGCAGCTGGCTCTATCCACTGTCCATCCCCGCCACCGCACATGATGTGCCGCTCGTCGTTACGTGGACGGCGACCCTGTACTGCCTCTTCAACGGTCGCCTACAGGTGCTGGCGAGTGCAGGTGCGGCTGTCACGGCCTGTGCAACCGACACAGCAGCGTGGTCTTCGGCGTGCACTCCCGCGTACACGGCGTCGATGAGCTTTGTGCGGTGTTGGCGCGAGCGCCACAAGCTGCAGTCtctcagctcctcctccgccggagctgctgctgtgcacgtTGGCTGGCCGCTCCTTTTCTGCCTCTATGTGGTTGGCGTCTTGGGCGGTTCAGCGCTGTTCTTCGTTGGACAACGAATGAACATGCAGGCGGACTACTACCTggtgcgtctgcgccgcgGTGACAAGGGCTGCATCGGCCACGGTGGCAGCAAGCCCGGCGGGCGAAGGGTGACGAATCTGCACGGGGATGCGCTGgggccgtcgtcgtcgtcgtctgcggcGTCTGGTGCGActcagcaccgcagcagggTTGACGGCTATCGCATCCCCGTCGGCGGCTGGTTCGACTCCGTCAGCTGCGCGAACTTCTTCGGTGAGCTTGTCGAATGGACGGGCTACGTCATCATCGTCGTGGCGACGTCTGCCGCTAGCAATGGCAGCTGCCTCTCCGTGGCGACTGCCCTGGATGAGGAACTACTGCGgccgctctcctcgtcgtcttgGTGGTCACTGATGAACCCAATGATGTGGCTGCGCCTTGTTGTGCGCGTATTCTTCAGCGGGTCGGAGTCACGcccggcagcgctggcggcgttTAGCTTCCTCGTGTACGTCTTCAGCAACTTGGCCCCGCGTGCGGTGTCGCATCATGCCTGGTACGCCAAGACGTTCGGTGATCCCTACACGAGGCTCGGCCGCAAGGCACTCATACCAGGTGTGTACTAG